GGCAACTCAATAAACGGTGCATCCGGTTGACTTAAATAACTAGCCCCTTGCAAAACATTTACCGTTACTGGTCGGGATGTAGGGTTATTTAAAAGTATACCTATATATAGTGAGCGTAAATTATCTGTTGGTTCCGCCCTAGCAATGTGGTGAGCAAACACATCAAATCTCCCCTTAAAAGGGTAATTCAAATGTGCTGAGGGAACTTTTTTACCTGTTGGGGGAAAAGTAGAAAGTAAAATTCCTTCTTTTAAAACTAATTCTGGACTATTGCTATTAAATGTGGGTATTGAATCTAACTGTCCCGGTAAAGCCCGGACTTCTTGCGGTTGTACTACTTCTTCGGGTGGTGGTGCAGTAGGAGTTGATTGAGCAACTAGGAAGCTTAGTAACAATGGAAGCATATATGAAATAGGGAGTGGGGAGTGGGGAGTAGGGAGTAGGGGGAGATGAGGAAGCAGGGGAGAAAAAACTGTCAATTGTCAATTGTCAACTGTCAACTCCTCCACCCCTTCGCCTCGTTTCGACGCAAAATATTTTACAAAAGTGCCAAATTGTTAATAATTAATACGAAATCAGTGAGGATTTCCATCAAGTTATCTTGATTCAGCATGGGGACATGAACAAAAACACATTGACTTGATAGTTGCTTTTGTCCTAAGTAGTCGAGTACGGAATAATATAAACCTTCACAGACAAATTTACCGCAGTCGTCACTAATATCAGTTGCTCTTGCTCCTGTTAGTAATTTTTTTAAATCAATAGAGGTCTGTAAAAAAGTTTCTCCACAGCTTGCACCTATTTCTACACTCAATTTTTTACGGCTAGCTGCCATGCCACAACAAACAATGTAATCTGCTTGGTATTCCTCTATTTTTGCCATTACTTTTGTACTGGCAAGCCCGATATCAACGGGTAATAAGCGCAAGAATTGTAAATTATCAGGGAGTGATTCAAGTTTGCTGACTTCAAATAATAAATCATCAGAGGAATTTGACTTTTGATCTTCGAGCCAAGTTGCAAAAGAAGTTAATAGTATTCTTTTCTTCATGGAAAATATTATTTAGAATAGAAAAACCCTCCATAAATAATTTACAAGGAGAAGGTCAATGCCAGTTATTGCGGTAATCGATTACGAGATGGGAAATTTGCATTCGGTTTGCAAGGGATTAGAAAATGCAGGGGCGACTCCTATAATTACTCATTCTCATAAGGAATTAATTAAGGCCGATGCAGTGATATTGCCAGGAGTGGGAGCCTTTGACCCGGCAGTGCAGAGTTTGCGATCGCGTGATTTAGAACAACCAATTAAGGATACAATCGCATCTGGCAAACCCTTCTTAGGCATCTGTTTAGGGCTGCAAATTCTTTTTGAATCGAGTGCGGAAGGTAGTCAACCAGGACTAGGAATTATCAAAGGAAAAGTGAAGCGGTTTGTCTCTGAACCAGGAATTACAATTCCTCACATGGGATGGAATCAACTCGAATTAACCCAACCAAAAAGTATTTTATGGGAGCATTTGCCGCCCCAACCTTGGGTATATTTTGTCCATTCCTACTATGTTGACCCTAGTGAGCCTCAAGTCCGTGCTGCAACTGTTACCCACGGTACGCAAACGGTTACAGCCGCCATTGCGCAAGAAAACCTGATGGCAGTACAATTTCACCCAGAAAAATCTTCAAATATTGGGCTGCAAATTCTGTCTAATTTTGTCTCTCAAGTACGGGAAAAAATTGCTGCGTAATTATTAGTTGTCAATTGTCAGTTGTCACTTGTCAGTAGACTAATAACTAATGACCAATGACCAATGACTAATGACTCTTAGAATTTACGGGAATCGCCAAATTAAAACTTTACCAGGGCAAGAAACCCGACCCACAACTTCGCGGGTTAGGGAAGCTGTGTTTAATATTTGGCAAGGAGAAATAGAAGGCTGTCGCTGGCTAGATTTGTGTGCCGGTAATGGTTCAATGGGTGCAGAAGCATTGAGTCGGGGCGCTAGCTTGGTGGTAGGAATTGAGAAATCAAGCCGAGCCTGTGCAGTAATTCAAGAAAATTGGCAGCGCATCGCCCACAACGAACAAAAATGGCGAGTATTGCGTGGTGATGTTGTTGTGCAGTTAAAAAATTTATCAGGGCAGCAATTTGACAAGATATATTTTGACCCGCCCTATGCTAGTGGATTATATCAGCCAGTATTAGAAGCGATCGCTGATTATCAATTATTAGAGCCAAACGGGGAAATTGCGATCGAACACAACCCCCAAGGCTGGGTAGATATAGTAATTCCTACCTGGGAAATTTGCCGTCAAAAAGTCTACGGTAACACGGCGCTGACTTTTTATAGAACCGAGAAAACGGAGTAGGGGGAGTGGGGGGAGATAGGGAAGTAGGGGAAGTAGGGGAAGAATTTCTATCTACCTTGTCTCCCTCATCTCCCTCATCTCCCTCATCCCCCCCATCCCTCACTCATCAACCACCCAACTCATTGGGGCGCTTGTATTGCTTATAAGCGGCGTAAAATAGTCCAGCCAGGGTGACAGGTATTAGACCAAGAACAATGCCTGAAAGTAGTGGTTCAATCACTGGAAATCTCCTGTTACGATTATTCATTAATTATTTCCCGCCTTCAATTTTACCAAATTGCGGATGAATGCCGCTTCCCACAGGATTTTTAAGCAAAGTTTCCAGATAAAAAACTGTAGTTTATGCTTGCAGACATCATCAAGAACTTTTAAGCTATGTGTAGTAAATTAAAATTTAAGTAAACCTAGACTTTACAGCACACCTTTTGGATAACCAGATTACTAAACCTGAAATTCCGATTCAGCGTATCGCTTTAGTGGCGCTAGTGATACTGCTAGCAGTCCCTTTGGGCTTTTTTGGTGTTCAGTTGGTGAAAGCCTCTGACCCTTATGTTAAGAGTGTTCTTGCCATGAAAGGAGATCCAATTCAGGGACACGCTATCTTTCAAATCAATTGTGCTGGCTGTCACGGTTTAGAAGCAGATGGTCGAGTAGGCCCCAGCTTGCAAGCTGTGTCTAAGCGTAAGTCCAGGTATGGACTCATTCATCAAGTCATTAGTGGGGAAACCCCCCCAATGCCCAAATTTCAACCCAACACCAAGGAAATGGCAGACCTTTTAAGCTTTTTAGAGACTTTATAAGCCAGTAGAGTTGAGATACGCACAAACCTAGAACCCTGGTTTCTTGAAAAAACCAGGGTTCTTTACGTTTGGCTACAGCTATATATGCTGATGTTGTGGGATGAGTATCTTGTTCGCCCTTTTGGGCAGAATGCCTAGCCCACAAAGATTAAAATTTATTACGACGAATTAATGATTCTAATTCAGTTGTTTGAATGTCAATAAGTTTTATGTTCGGATGGTAAGGAGTATATTTTGCTAAAAGCTGAGATCGCTCTGTTTTTAAACTATCCATTTTTTCATACGCTGCATTTGATATTAAATTTTTTACTACACTTTTATCTACTTGCGGTTGTGTGGTTGCAAGTTGCTGATATAAATCCTCCAGTTGAGTATCAAAATATTGAATGTTTGGAGATGAAGGTATAAACCTAGCTAAATTTAATGCCCGTTCAACTTCTGTAGTCGCTATTGTACGTAAAATACTACCTGTTGTAACTTTAGGTATGGTAACGGCTACGCCCATACTTGATAGCTCTTTTCTAGTCTTGTCTAACATCTGCTGGTATCTGTCATCCATGTAACCAGTATCGAAAACTCCATCTACGTATTGCTGCAAGAGTTTTTCGGCTACTTTATAATCAGCGATCGCACTTTGTTTATTTCCCACATCCTTGTAAAGATTTGCTCTAAAAACGTATTCATCAGCATTAGGTCCACGATTATTGCCAATTAATTGAGTTAAATCAGAAATTGCTTTGGTTTTTTCACCCAACTTTTCATAAGCCCTAGCCCTGTTCCAATATGCAGCACTAGTAAGACCCAATCTACCTGTATTTTTCTGAATTACTTTGCTATAGTCTGCCACTGCTGCTTGATAATTTTCCATTGCAGCATAAGCATTTGCACGATGATAGTATGGTTCTTCAGCGTAGGGGTTGAGTTTAATTGCCTGGGTAAAAGTAGACACAGCAGCCGATACATCCTTTAGACAATCTTGTTGAAAGTGTCCCATAGCCAAGAAGTCGTTTACGGAATTAAGAGTTGCTGGCCTGGGCATTTGGCAATCAGGAGAAAGCTGGGAATCTGGTATTTGTGCGACTACTAGCGGTATTGAGTAACCTAGCAATAACAAAGCAGGCAATGTATAAAAAAACGAGGTGAATTTCATACTGTCAAAGTGTAGAAGATTGTTCTTAAGGTAGTCCAGTTCTGGATTTACATCTGTTATTTAGCCTTGATTAAACTAATTTAACTTGGACAGCATTTGATTTGCCACAACAGTAGACTGGCTATGTATTCTAGCTAGATACAAATGTATTAGTGCCAAATAAATACGTATAATTTTAGAGAAAACTTTACATAAATTGCGTATTCTTGCTATTAAAATTTTAAAGCTATAAAGAATGTTACTGCTATGCAGGATACTAACTCAGCATCTATCACTCCA
Above is a genomic segment from Nostoc sp. MS1 containing:
- a CDS encoding peptidase C15; its protein translation is MKKRILLTSFATWLEDQKSNSSDDLLFEVSKLESLPDNLQFLRLLPVDIGLASTKVMAKIEEYQADYIVCCGMAASRKKLSVEIGASCGETFLQTSIDLKKLLTGARATDISDDCGKFVCEGLYYSVLDYLGQKQLSSQCVFVHVPMLNQDNLMEILTDFVLIINNLALL
- the hisH gene encoding imidazole glycerol phosphate synthase subunit HisH, translating into MPVIAVIDYEMGNLHSVCKGLENAGATPIITHSHKELIKADAVILPGVGAFDPAVQSLRSRDLEQPIKDTIASGKPFLGICLGLQILFESSAEGSQPGLGIIKGKVKRFVSEPGITIPHMGWNQLELTQPKSILWEHLPPQPWVYFVHSYYVDPSEPQVRAATVTHGTQTVTAAIAQENLMAVQFHPEKSSNIGLQILSNFVSQVREKIAA
- the rsmD gene encoding 16S rRNA (guanine(966)-N(2))-methyltransferase RsmD, with amino-acid sequence MTLRIYGNRQIKTLPGQETRPTTSRVREAVFNIWQGEIEGCRWLDLCAGNGSMGAEALSRGASLVVGIEKSSRACAVIQENWQRIAHNEQKWRVLRGDVVVQLKNLSGQQFDKIYFDPPYASGLYQPVLEAIADYQLLEPNGEIAIEHNPQGWVDIVIPTWEICRQKVYGNTALTFYRTEKTE
- the petG gene encoding cytochrome b6-f complex subunit V, producing the protein MIEPLLSGIVLGLIPVTLAGLFYAAYKQYKRPNELGG
- a CDS encoding c-type cytochrome → MDNQITKPEIPIQRIALVALVILLAVPLGFFGVQLVKASDPYVKSVLAMKGDPIQGHAIFQINCAGCHGLEADGRVGPSLQAVSKRKSRYGLIHQVISGETPPMPKFQPNTKEMADLLSFLETL
- a CDS encoding tetratricopeptide repeat protein, which encodes MKFTSFFYTLPALLLLGYSIPLVVAQIPDSQLSPDCQMPRPATLNSVNDFLAMGHFQQDCLKDVSAAVSTFTQAIKLNPYAEEPYYHRANAYAAMENYQAAVADYSKVIQKNTGRLGLTSAAYWNRARAYEKLGEKTKAISDLTQLIGNNRGPNADEYVFRANLYKDVGNKQSAIADYKVAEKLLQQYVDGVFDTGYMDDRYQQMLDKTRKELSSMGVAVTIPKVTTGSILRTIATTEVERALNLARFIPSSPNIQYFDTQLEDLYQQLATTQPQVDKSVVKNLISNAAYEKMDSLKTERSQLLAKYTPYHPNIKLIDIQTTELESLIRRNKF